The genomic DNA GCCTTCCGCGTCAACGGCGGCTGTGAGTAGCAGCGAAAAGCTAGCGCTCGGTTCGTTGCATCATTCGTCCGCACTGCCACCGCCGCACCAGATGCTATCGTACTCGATCTCCAACTCGTCGGATCTCGCGGCTGGCAGTCTTTCGTCACCGTCACACTCGTTGAGCACGCCGCAGTTCAAAAAGAAATTCATGCATGACGGTGGCTCATCGAAATCGTCCTCGAAGGATGGCGGCAACCTTGTAGGCGGTGGAATGGTATCCAAGCACGAAAGCTTCGATTACGGTGGCAGTAAGTGATGGTTccgattttaaaataaacgaGAGCGCACCTCTCGTTGTCATTCAGTAGTGTGCAGGTCCTTAATTAGTTTGTCTTTTTCCTAGATCCGAGTGCATCATCAATTTCGCTGACAAGATCTGGCAGTTTTCTATCGTCTGCGGGGATAACGAGCGGCGTCGGAGGAGCTATTGGTACTCCCATTTCTTCGCGACCGTACGGGCCGTCTGGAAGCGGAGGAAGTCATCATTCTTCCAGCGGTTCGCACAGAAAGGGTAGCTTTGATGGGAACGGTGGCAGTGGCAGTGCTGGAGGAGGCATTGGAGGTAATGTCGGAGGAGCTGCAGGAGGAGGCggcggtggaggaggaggaggaggaggaagcgaCGATTCGATGCAtgaaaaatactttaaatCGGTGGAAAATACACCCATCACGCGAAGGCGTCACACAACGTCCTCGAAATCGCCgttgcagcagcaaaagcaatcAAGCGATTCTAGTCCCCAGAGTCCCATTAgtccacaacagcagcaacagcagcagcagcagcagcaaggcaaAGTGCAACGGCCGTCAGCATTGTCGGTGGAGTTATCTTCCGGTAGTAGTTACCAAAACAACGGCAGCAACAAATCTAGTCATAAAAATAGCAATACCAATAGTAGCAACCCCGCAGGTGATCAGCCCAGCGACCTGCTGTACAATGCTGATGCTGCGGCAGGCAAAGCGGACAAACATCTTGATAAGATGAAGCACGATCGCGGTGCCGGTAAAATATCTCCCGGTGCGGTGTCCATGGGCGGGAAACAATCTCCATACCCGCCCAACATTTCGGCATCCTCGTCCTCTAGTCATCCGATGGATCAAACGAGCGGAGGGAGCAGCGCTGCCAAAGGCAGCGGAGGCAAGGATCAGTTTTCGTTGAACCTGAACCAATCGAACCTCGACCGGCACAATCGAGTGCAcgatcaacaacagcaacaaacgctGGAGAAAAAATCGTCCGGATCGACGCATACTGTCGCTTCGAACAATTCATCCACGCACAATGCGAAACATGGAAAGAAGACCAAGAATTACAACAATCACAACAACACCGCCAGTGGCACCGGGTTCGATTTCGATTACGACAACGGCAATACCTCGCCTCTGTACTGCAACTGGGACAAGGTAAAGTTGTTGTCAGGCTGAAATGAAATTGTCTCgctgagctgggtttagatgGATCTTTTTacgaatgttttgtttgacgACTTTCTTTCAGAAAATGCAGGAACATTTGCTCCCTTTGCAACACTATATACTAGAGCAAGCGAAACTGTCCGGCTCCTACGGGCTGGGTGATCTGGACTCGGATTCATTTCACTCCGACAGTCAATCGGAGCATTCATTTTCGGGACACGAGCCGGACAATGAGGACTCCGATCATTCGGACGGACATGGTGACTATTTGGCGCATTATCCTTACGAAGAGTATGGCGCACGACATGCCCAGGATGGCGGTGTTTCGTACTACAactttgatttaaattttggCGATCGAGACGAGAAAGAAGACATGTAAGGATGCGAGGCTAAATATTTGGAAATTTTTTGTGACTAATTAAATGATTTCCTTTGCCCGTTTTTAGATCCGAGGAGGTTACGGCCAAATTAGAGAGCATGCCAGATCAAATATACAGTCCAGTGAAAAATCACCCTCCATTGCACAAATTTCCGTCGCCTGCATTCCAGGGAGGAAGGCCGGGTCTTGACCCGACTGGTTTGCTGCCAGATACCGTTGACCGTGGTCCTCCCACAGTGCCGATGGGCAGCGGTAATGGTACATTTGGTTCGAAGACTTCTTACCTGCAACAGATGGCTGCAGCCGCTGGccagcatcaacagcaacagcagctgagCGGAGGAATGCAGCcaccgcagcagcaacagccgccACCGCACAAACTCAACAAAGCCACACTGTTGCAACGGTTCCAGGAAAATCTAACACTCGCAACGACGGGCGGGCCGGGAGCAGGTAGTAATGGGAAGATAGCCGAGATGGCGCTGCTTAAAGAATGTGACATCGAGAAATTTGCGCAGGATAATCTCAACCTACACTCTAAGGGCATTTTCCGCAAGAAATCTTCCGTGCGAGACATGCTTAGTTGGACGTCGAACGCGATAAGCCGTCCGATGCTGTCGCTTGCACGGGACAAGGCGGGCAAAAAGATGGCAACGGATCTCTTTAAGTTGGTTCAGATATACATGGGTGATAGAAAGGCACGCTTAGGCATGAGCCTGA from Anopheles stephensi strain Indian chromosome 2, UCI_ANSTEP_V1.0, whole genome shotgun sequence includes the following:
- the LOC118503027 gene encoding hornerin; amino-acid sequence: MSTSSERVEWVEIIEPRTKDHMYANLTTGECVWDPPEGVTIKRTDASQWWELFDTNTCRFYYYNVASQKTVWHRPQNCDIIPLAKLQTLKQNTDPSDRKDATLPHHHHHHHHHGTGGSGGSTGGLAGLGSLGGASKLGGSGTVGKSCGHRTATGVTDYRDRDHHHRSSSSGHRRGGGGGLDQRSNSELLASPQGRHSLQHRLPPKILTSPLADGSSSHSSISRLDSHKFCRHGQQQSSGGAGGGLGTAGIAVPSSGSVRGSQRYPGSYQHGHLHASQQQHQQQHHQRFHRHHHPESSLKSSDASLSGSYRRLHGGVAGSVPDAGLSSSLRYGSGSSGYATNGHSSGGGSGTGSRKHNPDSSSGYRMLQESSSSHNIPHSVIVPSPSASTAAVSSSEKLALGSLHHSSALPPPHQMLSYSISNSSDLAAGSLSSPSHSLSTPQFKKKFMHDGGSSKSSSKDGGNLVGGGMVSKHESFDYGGNPSASSISLTRSGSFLSSAGITSGVGGAIGTPISSRPYGPSGSGGSHHSSSGSHRKGSFDGNGGSGSAGGGIGGNVGGAAGGGGGGGGGGGGSDDSMHEKYFKSVENTPITRRRHTTSSKSPLQQQKQSSDSSPQSPISPQQQQQQQQQQQGKVQRPSALSVELSSGSSYQNNGSNKSSHKNSNTNSSNPAGDQPSDLLYNADAAAGKADKHLDKMKHDRGAGKISPGAVSMGGKQSPYPPNISASSSSSHPMDQTSGGSSAAKGSGGKDQFSLNLNQSNLDRHNRVHDQQQQQTLEKKSSGSTHTVASNNSSTHNAKHGKKTKNYNNHNNTASGTGFDFDYDNGNTSPLYCNWDKKMQEHLLPLQHYILEQAKLSGSYGLGDLDSDSFHSDSQSEHSFSGHEPDNEDSDHSDGHGDYLAHYPYEEYGARHAQDGGVSYYNFDLNFGDRDEKEDISEEVTAKLESMPDQIYSPVKNHPPLHKFPSPAFQGGRPGLDPTGLLPDTVDRGPPTVPMGSGNGTFGSKTSYLQQMAAAAGQHQQQQQLSGGMQPPQQQQPPPHKLNKATLLQRFQENLTLATTGGPGAGSNGKIAEMALLKECDIEKFAQDNLNLHSKGIFRKKSSVRDMLSWTSNAISRPMLSLARDKAGKKMATDLFKLVQIYMGDRKARLGMSLNSVAIDIVTMAMGQAQLRDELYIQICRQTTENQCRESLIRGWELMAICLSFVPPSPTFQPALLGYINRHRDPSFATSFPEVGKWPIHVQVSHYATIACRRLDRIGSSGRKQAKRPSEDEIKQAREQIFRDSMFGNTLNEVMELQKERFPDRQLPWIQTTLSEQVLLLNGKQTEGIFRVPADVDEVNMLKNLIDRWEFPENKGTMDAHAPASLLKLWYRELYDPLIPDELYDECVQTEDPAEAAAIVEKLPKINRLVLTYLIHFLQQFSLPDVVANTKMDSSNLAMVFAPNLLRCQSQDPKVILENARKEMTFMRTLIQHMDTTSVTYLV